A single window of Desulfovibrio psychrotolerans DNA harbors:
- a CDS encoding ABC transporter permease produces the protein MILTIARQNLFHDKLRLGVTLTGVAFAVLLVTVQIGLFIGFTTTISAVIDHSGADMWIASRGVKNFDIAQPLKERLLYRARALPQVEETARFLIRFADWKKPDGGQESIQIIGYETAKGLGGPWGLVQGGAESLSLEGGIIMDQLYMRQLGISQLGQYVEINNRKARVVGFTRGIRSFTTSPYVFTTFENARTISRMEPDEMTYILLRLSPEVPADAVRQQVATLFPQHDVYTTPEFRKKTQLYWMFNTGAGTGMLIAAFLGLVVGTVVVAQTLYATTMDHLSEFATIKAMGAPDSFIYRIILAQALISAFFGYGFGMGISVILAAISGYTAMPILIPAELATGMFLLTVVMCVTSACVSINKVLHIDPAIVFRGR, from the coding sequence ATGATACTGACCATCGCCCGGCAGAACCTCTTCCACGACAAACTCCGGCTCGGCGTCACGCTCACCGGGGTCGCCTTTGCCGTGCTGCTTGTCACCGTTCAGATCGGGCTGTTCATAGGCTTCACAACCACCATCTCCGCCGTCATCGATCATTCAGGGGCCGACATGTGGATTGCCTCGCGGGGCGTGAAAAATTTCGATATCGCCCAGCCGCTCAAGGAACGGCTCCTGTACAGGGCACGCGCGCTGCCGCAGGTGGAGGAAACCGCCCGCTTTCTCATCCGCTTTGCGGACTGGAAAAAGCCGGACGGCGGGCAGGAATCCATACAGATCATCGGGTACGAAACCGCCAAAGGCCTCGGCGGTCCATGGGGGCTGGTGCAGGGCGGCGCAGAATCGCTCTCGCTGGAGGGGGGCATCATCATGGACCAGCTCTACATGCGTCAGCTCGGCATCTCACAACTGGGCCAGTATGTGGAGATTAACAACCGCAAAGCCAGGGTGGTGGGCTTCACACGCGGCATACGCTCTTTCACCACGTCCCCGTACGTGTTCACCACCTTTGAAAACGCCCGGACCATCTCCCGCATGGAACCGGATGAAATGACCTACATCCTGCTCCGCCTCAGCCCGGAAGTGCCTGCCGATGCCGTCAGGCAGCAGGTGGCAACCCTTTTCCCCCAGCATGATGTCTACACCACGCCGGAATTCCGCAAGAAAACGCAGTTGTACTGGATGTTCAACACCGGCGCAGGCACGGGCATGCTCATTGCCGCCTTTCTGGGGCTGGTGGTGGGTACGGTGGTGGTCGCCCAGACCCTCTACGCCACCACCATGGACCACCTGAGTGAATTTGCCACCATCAAGGCCATGGGGGCCCCGGACAGTTTCATCTACCGCATCATTCTGGCTCAGGCACTCATAAGCGCCTTCTTCGGCTACGGCTTCGGCATGGGCATATCGGTCATACTGGCGGCCATAAGCGGCTACACGGCCATGCCCATTCTCATTCCGGCCGAACTGGCCACCGGCATGTTCCTTCTCACCGTCGTCATGTGCGTCACCTCCGCCTGCGTCTCCATCAATAAGGTGCTGCACATAGACCCCGCCATCGTGTTCAGGGGCCGCTGA
- the prsT gene encoding XrtA/PEP-CTERM system TPR-repeat protein PrsT — protein MPEKLMKVLPLVACFIFVVMLSACNGGDLEAMVAEGDRYMAEQNYQGAIVIYKTVLEKDPGRMAARLGLGRAYLMSGKIELAETNLEKYRKQNPYDKSVLIDMARLHASMGRNLSAQESLKEYLEAFPDSAEGHEAKGILDMNDKDPVSAEAELQRALQIEPGRVSASVALAKLYAEQKRFDEATPIVRLVLEKDPVNKGALYLDASIGAATGNEDRMMKAYSTLAENYPNEAVAEYMVAKGMLSRKEYESADTLGQTMIGKYPAEPYGLKIRGLVSFFRGEYASAITYFGSALNKRRDVESFFYLGLSHYGSGNLESALTELRMAADGAPGDTRSLEMISLIYLQQGRIAESIAEAEKVIELNPDNAVARTILSDALIASGNSEKALQELERVTELKPEDYSASIKKGLLHMSMGDMDGTEDALQAALNSAPDNTRPRLVLASFYLRSGNRAKAMQTLEQGLDGSPDDASLYIPMARMLLLENKRQEAVGLLAKAKAADPADPAAYATMATIRLAENDATGAIAEYDTLLANRPEYADALLQKAAILEAMSRQKDADASYAAALPRGGVKAHFGYAASLARRGDAEGALEIVERGLAQVPLESRLVGLKADLLLRLKRFDDVLALCRDMEMRQSGSSVGLEIRTRLMMGDAKGAQRVARQLCEFSPRNPEGYQALANVYLASGQFNDAVAALEEGVDKAGPEPGLFLALGKLHAGKGDMDKSIAYLDAALKRDPKFVVGHTAKGDVLMAQGKRDKAIESYTKALEIADAFVPALNNLAMVYADMPGKAAESLRLAYTAYSRAPWDPSVLDTFGYSFIRNGKHEEAVKVLEKAVELASNNPTVLYHLGLAYSEAGNAGRAREVLQECLKHAGPKEAEAANALLKSL, from the coding sequence GTGCCAGAAAAGTTGATGAAAGTATTGCCGCTGGTGGCCTGCTTCATATTTGTGGTCATGCTGTCTGCGTGTAACGGGGGGGATTTGGAGGCCATGGTAGCCGAGGGCGACCGGTATATGGCTGAGCAGAACTATCAGGGGGCCATTGTCATATACAAGACCGTGCTCGAGAAGGACCCCGGGCGCATGGCTGCCCGGCTGGGGCTGGGCAGGGCGTATCTGATGTCCGGAAAAATCGAACTGGCCGAGACGAACCTTGAAAAGTACCGCAAGCAGAATCCTTACGACAAGTCCGTGCTCATAGACATGGCGCGGCTGCATGCCTCCATGGGCCGGAATCTTTCCGCGCAGGAGAGTCTGAAGGAGTATCTTGAGGCATTTCCTGATTCTGCGGAAGGGCATGAAGCCAAGGGCATTCTGGACATGAACGACAAGGATCCCGTTTCTGCCGAAGCGGAGTTGCAGCGGGCGCTGCAGATTGAGCCTGGTCGGGTGAGTGCCTCCGTTGCGCTTGCCAAGCTCTATGCCGAGCAGAAGCGGTTTGACGAAGCTACGCCCATTGTGCGCTTGGTGCTGGAAAAAGACCCGGTGAACAAGGGTGCCCTGTATCTGGACGCGAGCATAGGGGCCGCTACGGGAAATGAAGACCGCATGATGAAGGCGTATTCCACGCTGGCGGAAAACTATCCCAACGAGGCGGTTGCCGAATATATGGTGGCCAAGGGTATGCTTTCCCGCAAGGAGTATGAAAGTGCCGACACCCTTGGGCAGACCATGATCGGCAAATACCCCGCCGAACCCTACGGGCTGAAAATCCGGGGGCTGGTCTCCTTCTTCCGGGGGGAATACGCCTCTGCCATTACCTACTTTGGCAGCGCACTGAACAAGCGCCGCGATGTGGAAAGCTTTTTTTATCTGGGCCTGAGCCACTATGGTTCGGGCAACCTTGAATCGGCTCTGACGGAATTGCGCATGGCGGCTGACGGTGCCCCCGGGGACACGCGGTCGCTGGAGATGATCAGCCTTATCTATCTGCAGCAGGGCCGTATTGCGGAGAGCATTGCCGAAGCGGAAAAGGTTATTGAGCTTAACCCGGATAACGCCGTGGCGCGTACCATACTCAGCGATGCACTGATCGCTTCCGGCAACAGTGAAAAGGCGTTGCAGGAACTGGAGCGCGTGACGGAACTGAAGCCGGAGGATTATAGCGCATCCATCAAGAAGGGGCTGCTGCACATGTCCATGGGCGATATGGACGGAACGGAAGATGCCCTGCAGGCTGCCCTGAACAGCGCGCCGGACAACACCCGGCCCCGTCTGGTGCTTGCCTCCTTTTACCTGCGCTCGGGGAACCGGGCCAAAGCCATGCAGACCCTTGAACAGGGGCTGGACGGTTCGCCGGATGATGCCTCGCTGTATATTCCCATGGCCCGTATGCTGCTTCTTGAAAACAAGCGGCAGGAGGCGGTTGGGCTGCTGGCCAAGGCCAAGGCGGCCGACCCTGCGGACCCGGCTGCCTATGCCACTATGGCGACCATACGCCTTGCGGAAAATGACGCGACGGGAGCCATAGCCGAGTACGACACGCTGCTGGCCAACAGGCCGGAGTATGCCGATGCGCTGCTGCAGAAGGCCGCCATTCTGGAGGCCATGAGCAGGCAGAAGGATGCCGATGCCTCTTACGCAGCCGCCCTGCCCAGAGGCGGAGTGAAGGCGCATTTCGGCTATGCCGCCAGCCTGGCCAGACGGGGCGATGCCGAGGGGGCGCTGGAGATTGTGGAGCGTGGGCTTGCGCAGGTTCCGCTGGAATCGCGGCTGGTGGGCCTGAAAGCCGACCTGCTGCTGCGGCTGAAACGATTTGATGATGTGCTGGCCCTGTGCCGGGATATGGAGATGCGCCAGAGCGGTTCTTCCGTGGGGCTGGAAATCCGCACCCGGCTCATGATGGGCGACGCCAAGGGTGCCCAGCGTGTGGCGCGCCAGCTTTGCGAGTTCTCACCCCGCAACCCGGAAGGGTATCAGGCCCTTGCCAATGTGTATCTTGCCTCCGGTCAGTTTAACGACGCCGTTGCCGCGCTTGAGGAAGGTGTGGATAAGGCGGGGCCGGAACCGGGACTCTTTCTTGCCCTTGGCAAACTGCACGCAGGCAAGGGCGACATGGATAAGTCCATTGCCTATCTGGACGCAGCCCTTAAGCGCGACCCCAAGTTTGTGGTGGGGCATACCGCCAAGGGAGATGTGCTGATGGCGCAGGGCAAGCGCGACAAAGCCATAGAGAGCTACACCAAGGCTCTTGAGATTGCGGATGCCTTTGTCCCCGCACTGAACAACCTGGCCATGGTGTACGCGGATATGCCCGGTAAGGCCGCAGAGTCGCTGCGGCTTGCCTACACGGCCTATTCCCGCGCGCCATGGGACCCTTCTGTGCTGGATACCTTTGGCTATTCATTCATCCGCAACGGCAAACACGAGGAGGCGGTGAAGGTACTTGAAAAGGCCGTGGAGCTTGCCTCCAATAATCCCACGGTGCTCTATCATCTCGGACTTGCATACAGCGAGGCCGGCAACGCGGGGCGTGCGCGCGAAGTGTTGCAGGAGTGCCTTAAGCATGCAGGTCCCAAAGAGGCAGAGGCCGCCAACGCCCTGCTCAAATCTCTGTAG
- a CDS encoding TIGR03013 family XrtA/PEP-CTERM system glycosyltransferase, which yields MTTFAAMAFLRDSVIYIAALLLCILLAMPDSRFPHMLMEANGQQLLMLGAIILVTSCAVQVMQRVAGEFISSRIVGTGLSVIIAINLLLVLHSTTGMFEGLEKAAVILVCLFAVFKLLWQLAGQYWRLIPGLVSRVVLVGNGELFNEMRTLIANSNGRFVLRDVIECQPLLDACGRSLRVGSRDILHKAREVKADTVVVSLAERRGAFPLQDMLDCKLSGMAVLDAQQFYELVNRKLMLEKITPSWFIFASGFRINGFRRGVKRGLDIVMALTGLIITAPFLPFIALAIKLESPGDVLFRQIRTGYADREFVIFKFRTMRHDAEKHSGAVWAKENDPRITRLGRFLRKTRIDEIPQLINVLTGDMSIVGPRPERPEFIRTLREKVPYYSERHFVKPGITGWAQVCYPYGSSVEDALEKLRYDLYYIKNYSLAFDFLIIFKTVGVVINKMGR from the coding sequence ATGACGACATTTGCGGCCATGGCATTTCTCAGGGACAGCGTCATATACATTGCTGCGCTGCTGCTGTGTATTCTGCTGGCAATGCCCGATTCGCGGTTTCCCCATATGCTCATGGAGGCCAACGGCCAGCAACTGCTGATGCTCGGTGCGATCATTCTGGTCACCTCCTGCGCCGTGCAGGTGATGCAGCGTGTGGCCGGAGAGTTCATTTCCTCCCGCATTGTCGGCACGGGACTGAGTGTCATCATTGCCATAAACCTGCTGCTGGTTCTGCACTCCACGACCGGCATGTTTGAGGGGCTTGAAAAGGCGGCGGTCATACTCGTGTGCCTGTTTGCCGTGTTCAAGCTGCTGTGGCAGCTGGCCGGACAGTACTGGCGGCTTATTCCGGGACTGGTGAGCCGCGTGGTGCTGGTGGGCAACGGCGAACTCTTTAACGAAATGCGCACGCTCATCGCCAACTCCAACGGGCGTTTTGTCCTGCGGGACGTGATTGAATGCCAGCCGCTGCTGGACGCATGCGGGCGTTCGCTGCGGGTGGGGTCGCGGGATATCCTGCACAAGGCGCGGGAGGTGAAGGCGGATACGGTGGTGGTTTCTCTTGCCGAGCGGCGCGGGGCCTTTCCCCTGCAGGACATGCTGGACTGCAAGCTGAGCGGTATGGCTGTGCTGGATGCCCAGCAGTTTTATGAACTGGTCAACCGCAAGCTGATGCTGGAGAAGATAACGCCCAGCTGGTTCATCTTTGCCAGCGGGTTCCGGATAAACGGGTTCCGGCGTGGCGTGAAGCGGGGACTGGATATTGTTATGGCGCTTACAGGGCTGATTATCACAGCACCCTTCCTGCCGTTCATCGCGCTGGCCATTAAACTGGAATCGCCGGGTGACGTGCTGTTCCGGCAGATACGTACGGGATATGCGGACCGGGAGTTTGTGATCTTTAAGTTCCGCACCATGCGGCATGACGCGGAAAAGCATTCCGGCGCGGTCTGGGCCAAGGAAAATGACCCGCGCATAACCCGCCTGGGCCGTTTTTTGCGCAAGACCCGGATTGACGAGATTCCCCAGCTTATCAACGTGCTTACAGGCGATATGAGCATTGTGGGGCCGCGCCCGGAGCGCCCGGAATTTATCCGCACGCTGCGGGAGAAGGTGCCCTACTATTCGGAGCGGCATTTTGTGAAGCCGGGCATAACGGGCTGGGCGCAGGTGTGCTACCCCTACGGGTCTTCCGTGGAGGATGCGCTGGAGAAGCTGCGCTACGACCTCTACTACATTAAGAATTATTCGCTGGCGTTCGATTTTCTGATCATTTTCAAGACGGTGGGCGTGGTCATAAACAAGATGGGGCGGTGA
- a CDS encoding polysaccharide biosynthesis/export family protein produces the protein MKNVLLALMCLLMLPVSALAADYVIGEGDVVGVSVWGEQDLTTHVKVRPDGKISLPGINDVQAAGLTPEQLRELLTGGLTTLLKDPIVSVSLIDSRNSNVFVVGGGVESRVFHMESRTTLLQLLASLGSLQAADLHASYVYRDGKKVMTGFHELFSKGQFEQDIQLEAGDTVYLPLKTEVNVFVVGAVNNPKAIFCREGLTLLDAILEAGSFSKYADENKTVVVRKEGDEKRFIDVKAKDLVNKGDLAQNLPLQAGDYIIVKESYF, from the coding sequence GTGAAGAATGTGCTACTGGCGCTGATGTGCCTGCTGATGCTGCCCGTGAGCGCTCTGGCCGCCGACTACGTGATTGGCGAGGGCGATGTGGTGGGGGTGAGCGTGTGGGGAGAGCAGGACCTGACCACGCATGTGAAGGTGCGGCCCGACGGCAAGATTTCGCTGCCCGGTATTAACGATGTGCAGGCGGCGGGGCTTACGCCGGAACAGTTGCGGGAGTTGCTGACCGGGGGACTGACCACCCTGCTTAAGGACCCCATTGTGAGCGTGAGCCTTATCGACAGCCGCAACAGCAACGTGTTTGTGGTAGGCGGGGGAGTGGAATCGCGCGTTTTTCATATGGAAAGCCGCACCACGCTGCTGCAACTGCTTGCATCGCTCGGCTCGCTGCAAGCTGCCGACCTGCACGCCTCCTATGTCTATCGCGATGGCAAGAAGGTTATGACCGGATTCCATGAGCTGTTCAGCAAGGGACAGTTTGAGCAGGACATACAGCTTGAGGCGGGCGATACCGTGTATCTTCCCCTGAAGACAGAGGTGAACGTGTTTGTGGTGGGTGCTGTGAACAACCCCAAGGCCATATTTTGCCGCGAAGGACTGACCCTGCTGGATGCCATACTCGAAGCGGGGAGTTTTTCCAAGTATGCGGATGAAAACAAGACGGTTGTTGTGCGCAAGGAAGGCGATGAGAAGCGCTTTATTGACGTTAAGGCCAAGGACCTGGTCAACAAGGGTGATCTTGCCCAGAACCTGCCGCTTCAGGCCGGTGACTACATTATCGTGAAAGAGAGCTACTTCTAG
- a CDS encoding XrtA system polysaccharide chain length determinant encodes MNAHHAADAGYEEGRQTLDVARYVSLVFERKGLFAIIALTVMTLGVIASYVLPKRYEAKSTVFIEQNVVNDLVKGIAVTPSMDNKVKAIKITMLSRTMLLKVVNELDLDAGIMDNKGLEALVAGLQKTIDVRMDEGKGVFVISFRNEDSRRAADVVNTLTRLYIEDNTSSKRQESYEATKFLADQIEVFKRRIDDAEAAIDKYKTEFGKYLSKDEVTLRNEIAQMEERLSLMQSQINGLQASRRVLAGNTPLRRQLLAQEELLNAQMARYTENHPEVLRAKGLIEATRRQLASEGEADRRAVYVTPEYQQVKVELEALEMARKNLEASLADNREVLLMIPAKRTELAELGRKRDNEVLIYEKLVARYGQSEVSKEMELQNKSVNFRVLDPAVPASQHVSPNRPLIILAGIVLGIGLGAGLILLKDFLNPSIKSPESIKQMGIPVFAVVPVIGNVAEELGRRRRDVTICLVSGVYFLMIVTVLGLEVLHVNVIDAAISSIRKLV; translated from the coding sequence ATGAACGCCCATCACGCTGCCGATGCAGGCTACGAAGAGGGACGGCAGACGCTGGATGTGGCGCGCTATGTCTCGCTTGTGTTTGAGCGCAAGGGGCTGTTCGCCATCATTGCCCTGACCGTGATGACGCTGGGTGTCATTGCCAGCTACGTGCTGCCCAAGCGGTACGAGGCCAAGAGCACCGTGTTTATTGAACAGAACGTGGTGAATGATCTTGTAAAGGGCATAGCTGTTACCCCCTCCATGGACAACAAGGTCAAGGCGATCAAGATAACCATGCTCAGCCGGACCATGCTGCTTAAGGTCGTCAACGAACTGGATCTGGATGCCGGCATTATGGACAACAAGGGGCTGGAAGCCCTTGTGGCGGGATTGCAGAAGACCATTGATGTGCGCATGGACGAGGGCAAGGGCGTGTTTGTGATCTCCTTCCGCAACGAGGATTCGAGACGGGCGGCGGATGTGGTGAACACGCTCACGCGGCTGTATATTGAGGACAATACCTCTTCCAAGCGGCAGGAATCGTACGAGGCGACAAAGTTTCTTGCCGACCAGATTGAGGTATTCAAGAGACGTATCGACGACGCGGAAGCCGCCATTGACAAGTACAAGACCGAGTTCGGGAAGTATCTTTCCAAGGACGAGGTGACGCTGCGTAACGAGATTGCGCAGATGGAGGAGCGGCTGAGCCTGATGCAGTCGCAGATAAACGGGTTGCAGGCCAGCCGCAGGGTTCTGGCGGGCAATACGCCGCTTCGGAGGCAATTGCTGGCGCAGGAGGAGCTGCTGAACGCGCAGATGGCCCGGTATACCGAGAATCATCCCGAGGTGCTGCGGGCAAAGGGGCTTATTGAAGCCACCCGGCGGCAGCTTGCCTCGGAAGGAGAGGCGGACCGCAGGGCGGTGTATGTGACCCCGGAATACCAGCAGGTGAAGGTGGAGCTGGAGGCACTGGAGATGGCCCGCAAGAACCTTGAGGCAAGCCTTGCCGACAACAGGGAAGTGCTGCTCATGATTCCCGCCAAGCGGACGGAACTGGCGGAACTGGGGCGCAAGCGGGACAACGAGGTGCTGATATACGAAAAGCTGGTGGCCCGCTACGGACAGTCTGAAGTTTCCAAGGAAATGGAGCTGCAGAACAAGTCGGTGAACTTTCGGGTGCTTGATCCGGCTGTTCCGGCATCGCAGCATGTGAGCCCCAACAGGCCGCTTATCATACTGGCGGGCATTGTGCTGGGAATAGGCCTTGGGGCCGGACTTATTCTGCTGAAGGATTTTCTCAATCCGTCCATCAAGTCGCCGGAGAGCATCAAGCAGATGGGCATTCCTGTCTTTGCGGTGGTCCCCGTTATCGGGAACGTGGCGGAGGAACTGGGCAGAAGGCGCAGGGATGTTACTATCTGCCTTGTTTCCGGTGTCTATTTTTTGATGATTGTTACCGTGCTCGGGCTGGAAGTGCTGCATGTGAATGTTATTGACGCTGCCATCAGTTCCATTCGCAAACTCGTCTGA
- a CDS encoding XrtA-associated tyrosine autokinase: MSRIEEALSRAAERRLEMAGAASGIEAGAVPVMAQVPRVSSFAKTFTHFEEEVPERLKHQHMLVTLNDPAGHAAEEYRKLKESIVNISKKKGFRNTLMITSSSVGEGKSVTSVNLAISLAQEMDFTVLLIDADLRRPTCHTLLNLDNEKGLSDFLLGATDVSSLICKTGVGKLSFMPAGKATPNPGELLASNRMVSLLEEVKHRYPDRFVLIDTPPALPFAETRSLSRMVDGAVLVIREGASSQKDIAETVEALRETSIYGTVLNQASNRNWMKKHGYYYDRYYSAAR, encoded by the coding sequence ATGAGCAGAATTGAGGAAGCCTTAAGCAGGGCTGCCGAACGCAGGCTGGAGATGGCCGGGGCGGCTTCCGGAATAGAGGCCGGTGCGGTGCCGGTGATGGCACAGGTGCCGCGTGTTTCTTCCTTTGCCAAAACCTTTACGCATTTTGAGGAAGAGGTGCCGGAACGCCTGAAGCACCAGCACATGCTGGTAACGCTGAACGACCCTGCCGGACATGCTGCGGAAGAGTATCGCAAGCTCAAGGAAAGCATTGTCAACATAAGCAAGAAGAAGGGGTTCCGGAATACGCTCATGATTACCAGTTCTTCCGTGGGCGAGGGCAAGAGCGTGACCTCCGTCAATCTGGCCATAAGCCTTGCGCAGGAGATGGATTTTACCGTGCTGTTGATTGACGCGGATTTGCGCAGGCCCACCTGCCATACCCTGCTGAACCTGGATAACGAGAAAGGGCTTTCTGATTTTCTGCTGGGGGCGACGGACGTTTCTTCGTTGATCTGCAAGACCGGCGTGGGCAAGCTCAGCTTTATGCCTGCGGGCAAGGCCACGCCTAATCCCGGGGAGCTTCTGGCCTCTAACCGCATGGTGAGCCTGCTGGAAGAGGTGAAGCACCGTTACCCCGACCGGTTTGTGCTCATAGACACGCCGCCCGCGCTTCCCTTTGCCGAAACCCGTTCCCTGAGCCGTATGGTGGACGGCGCGGTGCTGGTTATCCGCGAGGGGGCCTCTTCGCAGAAGGATATTGCCGAAACCGTTGAGGCACTGCGCGAGACGTCTATTTACGGCACGGTGCTGAATCAGGCTTCTAATCGCAACTGGATGAAAAAACACGGGTATTACTACGACCGGTATTACTCCGCAGCGCGGTAG
- a CDS encoding XrtA/PEP-CTERM system-associated ATPase has protein sequence MYLDHFGFTTKPFELLPNPAFLYMSRTHTKALTYLRYGISERSGFILLTGEVGSGKTTLIRELIGSHLKGLRLAKVFNTRVDSTQLLGMIVEDFGLNAEGRDKTALIRMLNDFLIEQYAQGNRCVLIIDEAQNLSVELLEEVRLLSNLETEQGKLLQIVLVGQPELKETLKSLELLQLRQRIQVFCHLGTISAEEIREYILCRLERAGNRTAVVLSDEVLEIIHRVTRGTPRLVNILMEYILLDAFGNGTAEVSVAAVQEIVDDLDFERQFWGGEDVQGAAGRKEAVPVADGGKGRPAGANALTSLFRRMEARVKGLETQILKMDPAAVQTLAERITALEAQLAKQRDMSESALEVARAALAREVQPRREPEAKPVPHRRRNWAVRLLLGEE, from the coding sequence GTGTATCTCGATCATTTCGGTTTTACGACCAAGCCCTTTGAACTGCTGCCCAACCCGGCGTTTCTGTATATGAGCCGGACGCATACCAAGGCGCTGACCTATCTGCGCTACGGCATATCGGAGCGCAGCGGATTCATTCTGCTGACCGGCGAGGTGGGGTCCGGCAAGACGACGCTGATAAGGGAGCTGATAGGGAGTCATCTGAAGGGACTGAGGCTTGCCAAGGTTTTTAATACCCGGGTGGATTCCACGCAGCTTCTGGGCATGATTGTGGAGGATTTTGGGCTGAACGCGGAGGGAAGGGACAAGACAGCCCTTATCCGCATGCTGAACGATTTTCTTATAGAGCAGTATGCGCAGGGCAACCGCTGCGTGCTCATCATCGACGAGGCGCAGAACCTGAGTGTGGAGCTACTGGAAGAGGTGCGGCTGCTCTCCAATCTGGAAACGGAGCAGGGGAAGCTGTTGCAGATTGTGCTTGTGGGGCAGCCCGAGCTGAAGGAGACCCTTAAGAGCCTGGAACTGCTGCAACTGCGCCAGAGGATACAGGTTTTTTGTCATCTGGGAACCATATCGGCCGAGGAGATACGCGAATACATTCTGTGCAGGCTGGAGCGCGCCGGAAACCGCACCGCCGTGGTTCTTTCTGACGAGGTGCTGGAGATTATTCACCGCGTTACGCGCGGAACGCCGAGGCTGGTGAACATTCTCATGGAGTATATCCTGCTGGATGCCTTTGGCAACGGAACGGCCGAGGTGAGCGTGGCGGCTGTTCAGGAGATTGTGGATGATCTGGATTTTGAGCGGCAGTTCTGGGGCGGGGAAGACGTACAGGGCGCGGCCGGCAGGAAAGAGGCGGTGCCCGTGGCGGACGGGGGTAAGGGCAGGCCTGCGGGAGCCAATGCGCTGACGAGCCTTTTCCGGCGCATGGAGGCGCGGGTGAAGGGGCTGGAGACGCAGATATTGAAGATGGACCCGGCAGCCGTGCAGACGCTGGCAGAGCGCATTACAGCGCTTGAGGCGCAACTGGCAAAGCAGCGCGACATGAGCGAATCTGCACTGGAAGTGGCCCGGGCCGCTCTTGCGCGGGAAGTCCAGCCCAGAAGGGAACCGGAGGCGAAACCCGTTCCGCACCGGCGGCGCAACTGGGCCGTGCGTCTGCTGCTGGGAGAGGAGTAG
- a CDS encoding TIGR03016 family PEP-CTERM system-associated outer membrane protein has translation MSRLHLSVLVFLCLAVTGRYAFAGELRITPKMSAGTEYSDNVEERRNGKGDFILSATPGAEVTYDSSRLEFSAKGSMEFREYAKGVKDSETLGQLDARMKLEALKNFMFFEVSDSYAQVYSDAARGEVQEGDNSSGDVTDRNRFTFSPYVETDLLKRTRLKSGYQYDRYDYSADASTGKAIHMLFGNVEHELTDRWNAETRLSYAHHNPDKGDPWLDVYKLLLGTSYEYAEDSKVFLLAGPSHMIREGGGSSSDPSWEAGVKHALEKGMALSLTTSRDLEEDAESSTPRDRIRHTVRFDHELKRATWYAQVSYGDYENGNSAARTAVWSPGVGTTYQLTERLMLSGGLSSTMEDAPGDNTTRFYGNAGLRYQLSETFAGRLMYRYKLVDTGGSSDDYQVNRLGLYLDASF, from the coding sequence ATGAGCCGATTACATCTATCAGTGCTTGTGTTTCTCTGCCTTGCGGTGACGGGCCGGTATGCCTTTGCGGGCGAATTGCGGATTACGCCGAAAATGAGTGCCGGAACCGAATACTCGGACAACGTGGAGGAGAGGCGGAACGGGAAGGGGGATTTCATTCTCTCGGCCACGCCGGGAGCCGAGGTGACGTATGACTCCTCGCGTCTGGAGTTTTCTGCCAAGGGATCCATGGAGTTCCGCGAGTACGCCAAGGGCGTGAAGGACAGTGAGACGCTGGGGCAGCTTGATGCCCGCATGAAACTGGAAGCACTGAAAAATTTCATGTTCTTTGAAGTGAGCGACTCCTACGCGCAGGTGTATTCGGATGCCGCCCGAGGTGAGGTGCAGGAGGGGGACAACAGTTCGGGGGATGTGACGGACCGGAACCGGTTTACCTTCTCCCCCTACGTGGAAACGGACCTGCTCAAGCGGACGCGCCTGAAATCGGGGTATCAGTACGACAGGTACGACTACTCTGCGGATGCAAGCACGGGCAAGGCGATTCACATGCTGTTCGGCAACGTGGAGCATGAACTGACCGACCGCTGGAATGCGGAAACCCGGCTGAGCTACGCGCACCACAACCCGGACAAGGGCGACCCGTGGCTGGATGTGTATAAGCTGCTGCTCGGCACCAGCTATGAATATGCGGAAGATTCCAAGGTGTTTTTGCTGGCGGGACCTTCTCACATGATACGCGAGGGAGGCGGCAGCTCAAGCGACCCTTCATGGGAAGCAGGCGTGAAGCACGCGCTGGAAAAGGGGATGGCGCTTTCGCTGACAACCAGCCGGGATCTTGAGGAGGATGCGGAGTCCAGCACGCCCCGAGACCGCATACGCCACACGGTGCGTTTTGACCACGAACTCAAGCGCGCCACATGGTACGCACAGGTGAGCTACGGCGATTACGAGAACGGCAACAGCGCCGCGCGGACCGCGGTGTGGTCGCCGGGGGTTGGAACCACCTACCAGCTGACAGAACGATTGATGCTTTCCGGGGGGCTTTCCTCAACCATGGAGGATGCACCCGGTGACAATACAACGCGGTTTTACGGCAATGCCGGTCTCCGCTACCAGCTTTCGGAAACCTTCGCCGGGCGTTTGATGTACCGGTATAAACTGGTCGATACAGGCGGCAGCAGCGATGACTATCAGGTCAATCGGCTCGGACTGTATCTGGACGCCAGCTTCTGA